One window of the Corynebacterium glutamicum ATCC 13032 genome contains the following:
- a CDS encoding LysR family transcriptional regulator, protein MEIRWLEGFIAVAEELHFSNAAIRLGMPQSPLSQLIRRLESELGQKLFDRSTRSVELTAAGRAFLPHARGIVASAAVAREAVNAAEGEIVGVVRIGFSGVLNYSTLPLLTSEVHKRLPNVELELVGQKLTREAVSLLRLGALDITLMGLPIEDPEIETRLISLEEFCVVLPKDHRLAGEGVVDLVDLAKDGFVTTPEFAGSVFRNSTFQLCAEAGFVPRISQQVNDPYMALLLAR, encoded by the coding sequence GTGGAGATTCGTTGGTTGGAAGGCTTTATCGCGGTCGCGGAAGAATTGCACTTTAGTAATGCTGCGATTCGTTTGGGGATGCCGCAATCGCCGTTGAGTCAGTTGATCCGGCGGTTGGAGTCGGAGTTGGGGCAGAAGCTTTTTGATCGCAGTACCCGGTCGGTGGAGTTAACTGCCGCGGGTCGGGCGTTTTTGCCACATGCCAGGGGGATTGTGGCGAGCGCTGCGGTGGCGAGGGAAGCTGTGAATGCTGCCGAGGGGGAGATCGTTGGTGTTGTTCGCATTGGTTTTTCTGGTGTGCTGAACTATTCCACGCTGCCGCTTTTGACCAGTGAGGTGCATAAACGGCTTCCTAATGTGGAGTTGGAGCTCGTTGGTCAGAAGTTGACGAGGGAAGCGGTAAGTTTGCTGCGCTTGGGGGCGTTGGATATTACGTTGATGGGTTTGCCCATTGAGGATCCAGAGATTGAGACTCGGCTGATTAGTTTGGAAGAGTTTTGCGTGGTGTTGCCGAAGGATCATCGTCTTGCGGGGGAAGGAGTGGTGGATTTGGTGGATCTGGCTAAAGATGGGTTTGTGACGACGCCGGAGTTTGCGGGGTCTGTGTTTAGGAATTCCACCTTTCAGTTGTGTGCTGAGGCTGGTTTTGTGCCGAGGATCAGCCAGCAAGTTAATGATCCTTACATGGCGCTGTTGTTGGCGCGGTAG
- a CDS encoding diaminopimelate dehydrogenase, producing the protein MTNIRVAIVGYGNLGRSVEKLIAKQPDMDLVGIFSRRATLDTKTPVFDVADVDKHADDVDVLFLCMGSATDIPEQAPKFAQFACTVDTYDNHRDIPRHRQVMNEAATAAGNVALVSTGWDPGMFSINRVYAAAVLAEHQQHTFWGPGLSQGHSDALRRIPGVQKAVQYTLPSEDALEKARRGEAGDLTGKQTHKRQCFVVADAADHERIENDIRTMPDYFVGYEVEVNFIDEATFDSEHTGMPHGGHVITTGDTGGFNHTVEYILKLDRNPDFTASSQIAFGRAAHRMKQQGQSGAFTVLEVAPYLLSPENLDDLIARDV; encoded by the coding sequence ATGACCAACATCCGCGTAGCTATCGTGGGCTACGGAAACCTGGGACGCAGCGTCGAAAAGCTTATTGCCAAGCAGCCCGACATGGACCTTGTAGGAATCTTCTCGCGCCGGGCCACCCTCGACACAAAGACGCCAGTCTTTGATGTCGCCGACGTGGACAAGCACGCCGACGACGTGGACGTGCTGTTCCTGTGCATGGGCTCCGCCACCGACATCCCTGAGCAGGCACCAAAGTTCGCGCAGTTCGCCTGCACCGTAGACACCTACGACAACCACCGCGACATCCCACGCCACCGCCAGGTCATGAACGAAGCCGCCACCGCAGCCGGCAACGTTGCACTGGTCTCTACCGGCTGGGATCCAGGAATGTTCTCCATCAACCGCGTCTACGCAGCGGCAGTCTTAGCCGAGCACCAGCAGCACACCTTCTGGGGCCCAGGTTTGTCACAGGGCCACTCCGATGCTTTGCGACGCATCCCTGGCGTTCAAAAGGCAGTCCAGTACACCCTCCCATCCGAAGACGCCCTGGAAAAGGCCCGCCGCGGCGAAGCCGGCGACCTTACCGGAAAGCAAACCCACAAGCGCCAATGCTTCGTGGTTGCCGACGCGGCCGATCACGAGCGCATCGAAAACGACATCCGCACCATGCCTGATTACTTCGTTGGCTACGAAGTCGAAGTCAACTTCATCGACGAAGCAACCTTCGACTCCGAGCACACCGGCATGCCACACGGTGGCCACGTGATTACCACCGGCGACACCGGTGGCTTCAACCACACCGTGGAATACATCCTCAAGCTGGACCGAAACCCAGATTTCACCGCTTCCTCACAGATCGCTTTCGGTCGCGCAGCTCACCGCATGAAGCAGCAGGGCCAAAGCGGAGCTTTCACCGTCCTCGAAGTTGCTCCATACCTGCTCTCCCCAGAGAACTTGGACGATCTGATCGCACGCGACGTCTAA
- a CDS encoding alpha/beta hydrolase family esterase: MMIQGHLFHQDRKRTFRIVEPFGSTTDALIYFHGSQQSGSVGRSFTNRTFDPLPFMVVYPDGVDQHWNDARLGLDENTRHLGIDDVGFFVKLATHLGNTYGIKRIFIVGYSNGGQMVLRLMHEVPKMLSGAATIASNMPVAENTLPQVKTFKTHPVPYLAMAGTADTFSPYEGGDAGIGREHRRGVGMSAFDSAAYIAARNGLTEHRHDVIDDVVSIDTWDGENPVEFWTLNGIGHLVPSGKTYPEFLGPSTTSVIAAEEIGKFFDGVRRR, encoded by the coding sequence ATGATGATTCAGGGACATCTCTTTCATCAGGACCGAAAGCGAACGTTTCGTATTGTTGAGCCTTTTGGTTCCACCACGGATGCGCTGATCTATTTTCATGGCTCCCAGCAGTCAGGATCTGTGGGGCGCAGCTTCACCAACAGGACTTTTGATCCGTTGCCGTTCATGGTGGTTTATCCGGATGGGGTGGATCAGCATTGGAATGATGCGCGGTTGGGTTTGGATGAAAATACCCGCCATTTAGGCATTGATGATGTGGGGTTCTTTGTAAAACTCGCCACGCACTTGGGCAACACGTATGGCATCAAGAGGATCTTTATTGTTGGCTATTCCAACGGTGGGCAGATGGTGTTGCGGCTCATGCATGAGGTTCCCAAGATGCTCAGTGGCGCTGCAACCATTGCATCCAACATGCCAGTTGCAGAGAATACGCTGCCGCAGGTGAAAACCTTCAAGACACATCCGGTGCCTTATTTGGCGATGGCTGGAACTGCCGATACTTTTTCACCGTATGAGGGTGGCGATGCCGGTATTGGTCGCGAACACCGCCGTGGCGTGGGCATGTCCGCCTTTGATTCAGCTGCCTATATTGCCGCCCGAAACGGACTGACCGAACACCGCCACGACGTGATTGATGATGTGGTGTCGATCGATACCTGGGATGGAGAAAATCCCGTTGAGTTTTGGACACTCAACGGGATCGGCCACTTGGTACCAAGTGGGAAAACTTATCCAGAATTTCTAGGCCCCTCAACCACATCAGTGATAGCGGCTGAGGAGATTGGGAAGTTCTTTGATGGGGTCAGGCGTCGATAA
- a CDS encoding Cof-type HAD-IIB family hydrolase produces the protein MGKLLFVDIGGTLLDYSNEVPRSAVDAIRKARAKGHRVYLSSGRSSAEVTSQLWDIGVDGLIGANGGYVESAQESVFHRRLSGEETRHIVEWLYNRGLEFYLESNNGLYASRGFREASKPVLSRLSEKTDVTVDSMYPDMFWGASLDRDDVNKISYIFNSQEDLDAAREAFPNLEHTTWGGQTGALFGTIGVSVNKKIGVDRLLKYLNADRANTIAFGDSDEDLSLFEASAYGVAMGEATESLKAAADLVTDAVGQDGLRNAFLKLELIDA, from the coding sequence ATGGGAAAGTTACTTTTCGTAGACATCGGTGGCACACTGCTGGATTACTCAAATGAAGTTCCGCGTTCGGCCGTTGACGCGATCCGTAAGGCACGCGCCAAAGGACACCGCGTGTACTTGAGCTCTGGTCGAAGCAGCGCTGAGGTGACTTCTCAGTTGTGGGATATCGGAGTGGATGGCCTCATTGGCGCAAATGGTGGATATGTGGAAAGCGCACAGGAGTCTGTGTTCCACCGCCGTTTGTCGGGTGAGGAGACCCGCCACATTGTGGAGTGGCTCTACAACCGTGGTTTGGAGTTTTATCTCGAGTCCAACAACGGTTTGTATGCAAGCCGTGGTTTCCGTGAGGCTTCTAAGCCAGTGCTGTCTCGCCTTTCGGAGAAGACCGACGTGACAGTCGATAGCATGTACCCGGATATGTTCTGGGGCGCGAGCCTTGATCGTGACGATGTGAACAAGATCAGTTACATCTTCAATTCTCAGGAAGATTTGGACGCAGCGCGTGAGGCGTTCCCTAACCTGGAGCACACCACGTGGGGTGGTCAGACGGGTGCGTTGTTCGGCACGATCGGTGTGTCTGTCAACAAGAAGATCGGCGTGGATCGCCTGCTGAAGTACCTGAACGCAGATCGCGCAAACACCATTGCGTTCGGCGACAGCGATGAGGATCTCTCCCTATTTGAGGCGAGCGCTTACGGCGTCGCGATGGGCGAGGCCACCGAATCGCTCAAGGCTGCTGCTGACCTGGTCACGGATGCTGTTGGGCAGGACGGCTTGCGCAATGCGTTTTTAAAGCTTGAGCTTATCGACGCCTGA
- a CDS encoding helix-turn-helix domain-containing protein, which yields MTTNQEKYPISDLVRNQRRTLDMNQEHLAKAIDKTRFWVIDLEKGISRRTGEPFTVDPMMCMKLAEALDLDPVEVLSAAKVPESEWPNFSKIISQSDYVKHVDITRLTVRQQDLVINLVNEFKELNLNTPYEK from the coding sequence ATGACAACAAATCAAGAAAAGTATCCAATCAGCGATCTAGTTCGCAACCAGCGCCGAACCCTCGACATGAATCAAGAGCATCTAGCTAAAGCCATAGACAAAACCCGATTCTGGGTAATCGACCTCGAAAAAGGAATATCCCGGAGAACCGGTGAACCATTCACCGTCGATCCAATGATGTGTATGAAGCTTGCAGAGGCTCTCGACCTTGATCCAGTAGAGGTTTTAAGTGCAGCGAAAGTTCCCGAATCTGAATGGCCAAATTTTTCGAAGATCATCTCCCAAAGTGACTATGTGAAGCATGTAGACATAACAAGACTGACCGTCCGCCAGCAAGATCTAGTCATCAATCTGGTCAACGAATTTAAGGAGCTTAATTTGAACACGCCATATGAAAAGTGA
- the thrE gene encoding threonine/serine exporter ThrE produces MLSFATLRGRISTVDAAKAAPPPSPLAPIDLTDHSQVAGVMNLAARIGDILLSSGTSNSDTKVQVRAVTSAYGLYYTHVDITLNTITIFTNIGVERKMPVNVFHVVGKLDTNFSKLSEVDRLIRSIQAGATPPEVAEKILDELEQSPASYGFPVALLGWAMMGGAVAVLLGGGWQVSLIAFITAFTIIATTSFLGKKGLPTFFQNVVGGFIATLPASIAYSLALQFGLEIKPSQIIASGIVVLLAGLTLVQSLQDGITGAPVTASARFFETLLFTGGIVAGVGLGIQLSEILHVMLPAMESAAAPNYSSTFARIIAGGVTAAAFAVGCYAEWSSVIIAGLTALMGSAFYYLFVVYLGPVSAAAIAATAVGFTGGLLARRFLIPPLIVAIAGITPMLPGLAIYRGMYATLNDQTLMGFTNIAVALATASSLAAGVVLGEWIARRLRRPPRFNPYRAFTKANEFSFQEEAEQNQRRQRKRPKTNQRFGNKR; encoded by the coding sequence ATGTTGAGTTTTGCGACCCTTCGTGGCCGCATTTCAACAGTTGACGCTGCAAAAGCCGCACCTCCGCCATCGCCACTAGCCCCGATTGATCTCACTGACCATAGTCAAGTGGCCGGTGTGATGAATTTGGCTGCGAGAATTGGCGATATTTTGCTTTCTTCAGGTACGTCAAATAGTGACACCAAGGTACAAGTTCGAGCAGTGACCTCTGCGTACGGTTTGTACTACACGCACGTGGATATCACGTTGAATACGATCACCATCTTCACCAACATCGGTGTGGAGAGGAAGATGCCGGTCAACGTGTTTCATGTTGTAGGCAAGTTGGACACCAACTTCTCCAAACTGTCTGAGGTTGACCGTTTGATCCGTTCCATTCAGGCTGGTGCGACCCCGCCTGAGGTTGCCGAGAAAATCCTGGACGAGTTGGAGCAATCCCCTGCGTCTTATGGTTTCCCTGTTGCGTTGCTTGGCTGGGCAATGATGGGTGGTGCTGTTGCTGTGCTGTTGGGTGGTGGATGGCAGGTTTCCCTAATTGCTTTTATTACCGCGTTCACGATCATTGCCACGACGTCATTTTTGGGAAAGAAGGGTTTGCCTACTTTCTTCCAAAATGTTGTTGGTGGTTTTATTGCCACGCTGCCTGCATCGATTGCTTATTCTTTGGCGTTGCAATTTGGTCTTGAGATCAAACCGAGCCAGATCATCGCATCTGGAATTGTTGTGCTGTTGGCAGGTTTGACACTCGTGCAATCTCTGCAGGACGGCATCACGGGCGCTCCGGTGACAGCAAGTGCACGATTTTTCGAAACACTCCTGTTTACCGGCGGCATTGTTGCTGGCGTGGGTTTGGGCATTCAGCTTTCTGAAATCTTGCATGTCATGTTGCCTGCCATGGAGTCCGCTGCAGCACCTAATTATTCGTCTACATTCGCCCGCATTATCGCTGGTGGCGTCACCGCAGCGGCCTTCGCAGTGGGTTGTTACGCGGAGTGGTCCTCGGTGATTATTGCGGGGCTTACTGCGCTGATGGGTTCTGCGTTTTATTACCTCTTCGTTGTTTATTTAGGCCCCGTCTCTGCCGCTGCGATTGCTGCAACAGCAGTTGGTTTCACTGGTGGTTTGCTTGCCCGTCGATTCTTGATTCCACCGTTGATTGTGGCGATTGCCGGCATCACACCAATGCTTCCAGGTCTAGCAATTTACCGCGGAATGTACGCCACCCTGAATGATCAAACACTCATGGGTTTCACCAACATTGCGGTTGCTTTAGCCACTGCTTCATCACTTGCCGCTGGCGTGGTTTTGGGTGAGTGGATTGCCCGCAGGCTACGTCGTCCACCACGCTTCAACCCATACCGTGCATTTACCAAGGCGAATGAGTT